In a genomic window of Candidatus Hydrogenedentota bacterium:
- a CDS encoding PAS domain S-box protein translates to MSLRTRVFLIVAPSVVLVTLLVFFVLSYQMMAGYEQIETRDMSSHVSSAVATFRRQAITELCRGDWSYWDDVYEFVDNLNEEFVDTNISPQSFADVRIDTMIFVDASSQVVFTRSYDPATSAEQPVAPDLVDALKPGSVFLQHAEPYPESYVWGLIPVGESVYSVGSRPILTSGYEGPVRGSLIMARRVTDDQIKELGDQLRLECKVYSPAAGLPPDIAPIVEQTAVSTEDESGAIVSRKSEDRIAGYAVLKDIAGNAALVLEIETPRHIYLQAKTARQGFALSFIAIGVFMLAGLIVVLELIIVSRLRALGTRVREIRTGGDWSARIAVKGHDELSGLAKDVNTLIAALSESIRKEDEKDRRFRMLTTHASVGMYESAPGGLCSFVNRRWCEIAGMSLEQALGDGWHNAVHPEDRGWVRTMGAERVAQGEPFDFECRFQRPDGVVRNVMVNVVPMHDHSGQLTSCIGSVMDISDIRRAEAELRDNERRYRGIIEMQVELVCRYRPDTTLTYVNDAYCLYFGRSREDLLGKSFREVLPSDEPLDATLLELRNASGPVTSRHKSVSDLGEERWQEWVDTPVRDADGHIVEFQAVGRDITERKAAEDALRESEAKLRSITSAVAEAIIMMDEDGLTTFWNEAAERTFGYSRMEMLGRPLHEVIVPERYRAAFRTGHSHFRETGLGAVVGRMIEIQGLRKDGSEFPIELTIAAVRFSGTWHAIGTARDITERKRVEEQLEQNARTLEAANAQLESAIAQANQLALEAQVASVAKSDFVANMSHEIRTPLNGVIGMTTLLLDTDLTQEQRDFAETVRTSGEALLSVVNDILDFSKIEAGKMELESIPFDLRAAVEQIGDMLAPRAQEKGLQFTILIHHDVPEYVKGDPGRVRQILLNLAGNAMKFTERGEIVVSAQLHTSGGAEAVVLFEVTDSGIGIPQERVKALFQPFTQADTSTTRKYGGTGLGLTISKRLCEAMGGEIGVRSTPGQGSTFHFTARFEVASPPEAAAPADLSSLAGMRLLVVDGSVSGRQVYRELLRDWGVSVSEVADADAAYDAMRSATGHATPYGVVLVDHHQPKLGAAEFAEKVKGDPVLSRTRLLLVTSWPKRGDAAQMSRHGYEAYLTKPVKRAHLLEAIAAVAARGATGPGSQGELVTQHTLNEAARSRVRILLVEDNVTNQKVASRIIEKLGYRCEIANNGREALEAARKTEYNLILMDCQMPEMDGYEATKAIRGHEGTRRYTPIVALTASALQSDRDQCLDAGMDDVLTKPIQVEKLRRAFDAFLSDNPPIRRKTVETSAPPVLATGNPVNLERLSEITMGDPDLETELIVTFLADTAQRISDLANGIASGDASSLGRTAHAIKGSAGNMGATSLQEIARKLEELGKTGNIGEARPAYESLKAEADRVKEYLSAYMQA, encoded by the coding sequence ATGAGCCTTCGTACTCGAGTCTTCCTCATCGTCGCGCCGTCCGTGGTGCTGGTAACCCTGCTGGTCTTCTTCGTGCTCAGCTATCAGATGATGGCGGGCTACGAGCAGATCGAAACACGGGACATGAGCAGCCACGTTTCGAGCGCCGTGGCTACCTTCAGACGGCAAGCGATTACCGAACTGTGCCGCGGCGACTGGTCCTATTGGGACGACGTCTACGAGTTCGTCGACAACCTGAATGAGGAGTTTGTCGACACGAACATCAGCCCACAGAGCTTCGCCGACGTACGCATCGACACCATGATTTTCGTAGATGCCTCGAGCCAGGTCGTCTTCACCCGTTCGTACGATCCCGCCACGAGCGCCGAACAGCCGGTCGCGCCCGACCTCGTGGACGCATTGAAACCCGGCAGTGTCTTCCTTCAACACGCCGAACCGTATCCAGAATCCTACGTATGGGGCCTGATACCCGTGGGAGAATCGGTGTATAGCGTGGGTTCGCGGCCGATTCTGACTAGTGGCTACGAGGGGCCGGTCCGCGGCAGCCTCATCATGGCCCGCCGCGTGACAGACGACCAAATTAAGGAGCTTGGCGATCAACTTCGACTGGAATGCAAGGTCTACTCTCCGGCGGCGGGACTTCCACCGGACATCGCGCCGATTGTCGAACAGACGGCGGTCAGCACGGAAGACGAATCGGGCGCTATTGTCTCGCGCAAGAGCGAGGACCGTATCGCAGGATACGCCGTGCTAAAGGACATCGCCGGCAACGCCGCGCTCGTACTCGAGATCGAAACGCCGCGTCATATCTACTTGCAGGCAAAGACCGCCAGACAAGGCTTTGCCTTGTCCTTTATCGCCATTGGCGTCTTCATGCTGGCAGGCCTCATTGTCGTGCTGGAATTGATCATCGTGTCGCGCCTTCGCGCGCTCGGCACGCGCGTGCGGGAGATTCGCACCGGCGGCGATTGGAGTGCGCGAATCGCCGTCAAAGGCCACGACGAATTGTCAGGCCTTGCCAAGGACGTGAATACGCTCATCGCGGCGCTGTCGGAGTCGATACGGAAAGAGGACGAGAAAGACCGGCGATTCCGCATGCTTACAACGCACGCGTCCGTGGGAATGTACGAAAGCGCTCCAGGCGGCTTGTGCTCCTTCGTCAATCGGCGTTGGTGCGAGATCGCAGGCATGTCGCTCGAACAGGCGCTGGGCGACGGTTGGCACAATGCCGTGCATCCCGAGGACCGCGGGTGGGTGCGTACTATGGGCGCCGAACGCGTCGCGCAAGGCGAACCGTTCGATTTCGAGTGCCGCTTCCAGCGCCCCGACGGAGTCGTGCGCAACGTAATGGTGAATGTCGTGCCGATGCACGACCATAGCGGTCAACTCACCTCCTGCATCGGCAGCGTGATGGACATTAGCGACATCCGCAGGGCGGAGGCCGAACTGCGCGACAACGAGCGCCGCTACCGCGGCATCATCGAGATGCAGGTGGAACTCGTATGCCGGTACCGCCCGGATACGACACTCACGTACGTGAACGATGCCTATTGCCTGTACTTCGGTAGGTCGCGCGAGGACCTGTTGGGCAAGAGCTTTCGGGAAGTGTTGCCGAGCGACGAACCCCTGGACGCGACCTTGCTCGAACTGCGAAACGCCAGCGGCCCCGTGACCAGCCGGCACAAGTCCGTCTCCGATTTGGGCGAAGAACGTTGGCAGGAGTGGGTCGACACGCCCGTCCGCGACGCCGACGGCCATATCGTCGAGTTCCAGGCGGTTGGCCGCGACATCACGGAACGCAAAGCGGCCGAGGATGCACTGCGGGAAAGCGAAGCCAAACTCCGCAGCATCACGTCCGCCGTCGCCGAAGCGATCATCATGATGGACGAGGACGGACTTACCACATTCTGGAACGAAGCCGCGGAACGGACCTTCGGCTACTCCCGCATGGAAATGCTGGGGCGGCCCTTGCATGAAGTCATCGTTCCGGAACGGTACCGCGCGGCATTCCGCACGGGCCACAGCCACTTCCGCGAAACGGGCCTGGGCGCGGTGGTGGGACGCATGATCGAAATTCAAGGCCTGCGCAAGGACGGTTCGGAGTTTCCGATCGAGTTGACTATCGCCGCGGTCCGTTTCAGCGGTACGTGGCACGCCATCGGAACCGCCCGCGATATTACCGAGCGCAAACGTGTCGAGGAGCAACTCGAACAAAACGCACGGACTCTGGAAGCGGCGAACGCGCAGTTGGAGAGCGCGATCGCCCAGGCCAACCAGCTTGCGCTCGAAGCCCAGGTCGCAAGCGTCGCAAAGAGCGATTTCGTCGCCAACATGAGCCACGAAATCCGAACGCCGCTGAACGGCGTCATCGGCATGACCACCCTGCTGCTCGATACCGATCTGACCCAGGAACAACGGGACTTCGCCGAGACGGTGCGCACGTCGGGCGAGGCCTTACTCAGCGTTGTCAACGACATTCTCGACTTTTCCAAGATCGAAGCCGGGAAGATGGAACTCGAATCCATCCCGTTCGATCTCCGCGCAGCGGTCGAACAAATTGGCGATATGCTTGCCCCGCGCGCGCAGGAGAAAGGCCTGCAGTTCACCATCCTCATCCACCACGATGTCCCGGAATACGTCAAGGGCGACCCGGGCCGTGTTCGGCAAATCCTGCTGAACCTCGCGGGGAACGCGATGAAATTCACCGAACGCGGCGAAATCGTCGTTTCGGCGCAGCTCCACACGAGCGGAGGCGCCGAGGCCGTCGTGCTGTTCGAGGTGACCGATTCCGGTATCGGGATTCCGCAAGAGCGCGTAAAGGCGCTGTTCCAGCCGTTTACGCAGGCCGACACGTCGACGACGCGAAAGTACGGCGGGACGGGTCTGGGGCTGACCATCTCGAAGCGGTTGTGCGAAGCGATGGGCGGGGAAATCGGCGTCCGGAGTACGCCGGGGCAGGGCAGCACGTTCCACTTTACCGCGCGTTTCGAGGTTGCGTCGCCGCCCGAAGCGGCCGCCCCCGCCGACCTGTCGTCGCTTGCGGGAATGCGCCTGCTCGTCGTGGATGGAAGCGTTTCCGGCCGGCAGGTGTACCGCGAATTGTTGCGGGATTGGGGCGTGTCGGTGTCGGAAGTCGCGGACGCGGACGCGGCGTACGACGCGATGCGTTCAGCAACGGGCCACGCGACGCCGTACGGCGTTGTGCTGGTCGATCACCACCAACCAAAGCTGGGCGCTGCGGAGTTTGCCGAGAAAGTGAAGGGCGACCCCGTGCTGTCCCGCACGCGCCTGCTGCTGGTGACCTCGTGGCCCAAGCGCGGCGACGCCGCGCAAATGTCACGGCACGGCTACGAAGCGTATCTCACCAAGCCGGTGAAGCGCGCGCACCTGCTGGAAGCCATTGCCGCGGTGGCGGCCCGCGGCGCCACCGGCCCGGGAAGCCAGGGAGAACTTGTGACGCAGCATACGTTGAACGAAGCCGCGCGCAGCCGCGTCCGAATTCTATTGGTTGAAGACAACGTGACCAACCAAAAGGTCGCCTCGCGAATCATCGAGAAGCTCGGCTACCGCTGCGAGATCGCAAACAATGGCCGGGAAGCCCTCGAGGCGGCGCGCAAGACCGAATACAACCTGATCCTGATGGACTGCCAGATGCCGGAAATGGACGGCTACGAAGCCACCAAGGCGATTCGCGGGCACGAGGGGACGCGCCGATACACGCCGATCGTCGCCCTGACGGCGTCGGCCCTGCAATCGGATCGCGACCAGTGTCTGGACGCGGGTATGGACGATGTTCTGACCAAGCCGATTCAGGTGGAAAAGTTGCGGCGGGCGTTCGACGCGTTCTTGTCCGACAATCCGCCGATACGAAGGAAGACGGTCGAGACGAGCGCGCCACCCGTTTTGGCAACCGGCAACCCGGTGAATCTCGAGCGGCTCAGCGAAATCACAATGGGCGATCCCGATCTCGAGACGGAACTGATCGTGACGTTCCTGGCGGACACGGCGCAGCGGATTTCCGACCTCGCGAACGGCATCGCGTCGGGCGACGCGAGCTCGCTCGGCCGCACCGCGCACGCGATTAAAGGGTCGGCGGGCAACATGGGCGCGACCAGCCTCCAGGAAATCGCGCGCAAGCTCGAGGAACTCGGAAAGACCGGCAACATCGGCGAGGCGCGGCCCGCGTACGAATCGCTAAAGGCCGAAGCCGATCGCGTCAAGGAATACCTGTCGGCGTATATGCAGGCGTAA
- a CDS encoding 3'(2'),5'-bisphosphate nucleotidase — translation MSIDLTHPEVQFAVETVRQASLLVRDVERELVNHAITKSDKSPVTVADFAAQALVGCLLERAFPGDPLVAEEDSAHLREPEASETLRKVAHFVGRYMAYATPETVCAWIDHGGSEPDRRFWTLDPIDGTKGFLRGDQYAVALALIVDGTVQLGVLGCPNLVDGRTPERAGSGSLVIARRGDGAWTIPLTENGAAPKQLHVSEIFSSEEARVLRSVDAGHTNVGRVAQLMETLGVRAEPVLMDSQAKYAVMAAGDGDLLYRLLTKAQPDYREKIWDHAAGSLIIEEAGGRVSDLTGQPLDFTQGRSLVNNVGIVATNGHLHDTALAAIRTVFQDLAV, via the coding sequence ATGTCCATTGACCTGACCCACCCGGAAGTCCAGTTCGCCGTGGAAACCGTGCGCCAGGCTTCGCTGTTGGTGCGCGACGTCGAGCGGGAACTCGTGAACCACGCGATCACCAAGAGCGATAAGTCGCCCGTAACCGTAGCGGACTTCGCGGCGCAGGCGTTGGTGGGCTGCCTGTTGGAGAGGGCGTTTCCGGGCGATCCGCTCGTGGCCGAAGAGGACTCCGCACATCTGCGGGAGCCGGAGGCGTCGGAAACGCTCCGGAAAGTCGCCCACTTTGTCGGGCGGTATATGGCGTACGCAACTCCCGAGACTGTCTGTGCTTGGATCGATCATGGGGGATCGGAACCCGATCGGCGCTTCTGGACGCTCGATCCCATCGACGGGACGAAGGGGTTTCTGCGCGGGGACCAGTACGCCGTCGCGTTGGCGTTGATTGTGGACGGCACAGTGCAACTCGGCGTTCTGGGCTGCCCGAATCTGGTGGATGGACGAACGCCGGAGCGGGCGGGTAGCGGTTCGCTTGTTATCGCGCGCCGCGGAGACGGTGCGTGGACCATACCGTTAACGGAAAACGGCGCGGCGCCGAAGCAACTGCACGTGTCCGAAATCTTCTCGAGTGAGGAAGCGCGCGTGCTGCGGTCGGTGGACGCGGGCCACACCAACGTGGGGCGCGTGGCGCAATTGATGGAGACGCTGGGCGTGAGGGCCGAACCGGTGCTGATGGACAGCCAGGCGAAGTATGCGGTGATGGCCGCGGGCGATGGCGATTTGTTGTATCGGCTTCTAACCAAAGCGCAGCCGGATTACCGGGAGAAGATTTGGGACCACGCGGCGGGTTCGTTGATCATCGAAGAGGCGGGCGGCCGCGTGTCAGATCTGACGGGTCAGCCGTTGGACTTCACGCAGGGTCGGTCGCTCGTGAATAACGTTGGAATCGTCGCGACGAACGGGCATCTGCATGACACGGCGCTTGCCGCAATCCGGACGGTATTTCAGGACCTGGCCGTGTAG
- a CDS encoding DUF1553 domain-containing protein gives MTRSILILLMLLSAVAWADDAQPVIDFGKDVKPILAEQCYACHRPEKQKNGLRLDVREDAMRGGDSGKAFAAGDVDNSLLIRLVSGLDEKRVMPPQGDRLTEAQIATLKAWVAQGAVWPDDLAGDAVVNVDHWAFKAPARPAAPAVNDVAWVRNPIDAFVLAQLEGLNIKPSPEADRETLVRRLHFDLIGIPPAPGEVDAFVNDTSPYAYESLVNRLLASPHFGERWGRYWLDMARYADSDGYEKDTGRPYAYRYRDWVIDALNRDLPYDQFVTEQLAGDLMPNAPEGAILATGFHRNTLTNREGGIDPEEDRCKQNVDRTNTTATIFLGLTMGCAQCHSHKYDPISQNEYYRFFGFFNTAMEKDVPAPTSGELLAYREAKARFDAQRAELQKSVDAYRAQLAETLPQWEGTIDVPEHGWNVLAPLSFASAAGSTFKQLEDQSILLTGDAPLHDKYTFVTRVKDLGIKSFRIETMTDPSLTKTGPGRANNGNFVVTEVTVFAAPWSDPLNQKQIGLKNAKAQFEQAGMEAALAIDGDSNTGWAIFRDSDTNQPNVLTFETTEDVGTPDGTIITVVIEQKYGRSHTIGRFRVSASQLPADTIQYSDAVYQALKTPADQRTDAHKNAILDYYASKDARMKELRAPLEGLLKAEPKPPATMAQAIVQNPNPPNTYIHIRGDFLQKGDEVTLGTPAILNPFRARGNKPDRLDLARWITDPANPLTARVQANRLWQFLFGRGLVGTPEDFGVRGEKPTHPELLDWLATELMARGWSTKEMIRLIVGSAAYRQASIDRPDLRDLDPENKLVARQNRYHVEAEIARDVTLAASGLLHAPVGGPSIRPKQAEGIAELAYAGSVKWVESPAPEKYRRGLYIFFQRTTPYPMLMTFDCPDSNVAVARRARSNTPLQALTLLNDPVFFECAQALAARTIAQGPADERERVRFAFRTCMGRQPSDAELDRLQKFMADQRAAFAASQDSAIAFAGNAPVLDDKTEAATYVALARVLMNLDEFTTRE, from the coding sequence ATGACGCGATCGATTCTAATCCTACTAATGCTGTTGTCCGCCGTTGCGTGGGCGGACGACGCGCAACCCGTAATTGATTTCGGCAAGGACGTGAAACCGATTCTCGCCGAGCAGTGTTACGCGTGCCACAGACCGGAAAAGCAGAAGAACGGGCTGCGCCTTGACGTCCGCGAGGACGCAATGCGCGGCGGCGACAGCGGAAAAGCATTCGCCGCGGGCGACGTGGACAACAGTCTGCTCATCCGGCTGGTGTCCGGCCTGGACGAAAAACGCGTCATGCCGCCGCAGGGCGACCGTCTGACCGAGGCGCAGATCGCGACATTGAAGGCGTGGGTGGCGCAGGGCGCGGTATGGCCCGACGACCTTGCAGGCGATGCCGTTGTAAACGTGGACCACTGGGCGTTCAAGGCGCCCGCGCGGCCAGCGGCGCCGGCTGTGAACGATGTGGCGTGGGTGCGCAATCCGATTGACGCGTTCGTGCTCGCGCAGCTTGAAGGACTGAACATCAAGCCGTCCCCGGAAGCCGACCGCGAGACGCTGGTACGGCGTCTGCACTTCGATTTGATCGGAATTCCGCCGGCCCCCGGCGAGGTCGACGCGTTTGTGAACGATACGTCGCCGTACGCGTACGAAAGTCTCGTGAATCGGCTGCTCGCGTCGCCGCACTTCGGCGAGCGCTGGGGCCGCTACTGGCTGGACATGGCGCGCTACGCCGACAGCGACGGCTACGAAAAGGACACGGGGCGCCCCTACGCGTATCGCTATCGCGATTGGGTTATCGACGCGTTGAACCGCGACCTGCCCTACGACCAATTCGTGACCGAGCAGCTCGCGGGCGACCTCATGCCGAACGCGCCGGAAGGCGCGATCCTCGCGACGGGTTTCCATCGCAACACGTTGACGAACCGCGAAGGCGGCATCGACCCGGAAGAGGACCGGTGCAAACAGAACGTGGACCGCACCAACACCACGGCGACGATCTTCCTCGGGCTGACGATGGGGTGCGCGCAATGCCACTCGCACAAGTACGACCCGATCTCGCAGAACGAGTACTACCGGTTCTTCGGGTTCTTCAATACCGCGATGGAAAAGGACGTCCCGGCGCCGACGAGCGGCGAGTTGCTCGCGTATAGGGAAGCGAAGGCGCGCTTCGACGCGCAACGGGCGGAGTTGCAGAAGTCAGTCGATGCGTACCGCGCGCAACTGGCCGAGACGCTGCCGCAGTGGGAAGGCACCATCGACGTGCCCGAGCACGGATGGAACGTGCTCGCGCCGTTGAGTTTCGCATCCGCCGCCGGCAGCACCTTCAAACAACTCGAGGACCAATCCATCCTGCTGACGGGCGATGCGCCGCTCCACGATAAGTACACGTTTGTGACGCGCGTCAAGGACCTTGGCATCAAGTCGTTTCGCATCGAAACGATGACCGATCCTTCGCTGACAAAGACCGGTCCGGGCCGCGCGAACAACGGAAACTTCGTCGTAACGGAGGTAACCGTGTTCGCCGCGCCGTGGTCCGATCCGCTAAATCAAAAGCAAATCGGCCTGAAGAACGCGAAAGCGCAATTCGAACAGGCAGGCATGGAGGCCGCGCTCGCCATCGACGGCGATTCGAATACGGGCTGGGCCATCTTCCGCGATTCGGACACGAACCAGCCGAACGTGCTCACCTTTGAGACGACCGAAGACGTGGGCACGCCCGACGGCACGATTATCACCGTGGTGATCGAGCAAAAGTATGGCCGCAGCCACACAATCGGCCGGTTCCGCGTCTCCGCGTCGCAGTTGCCCGCGGACACGATCCAGTACTCCGACGCCGTGTACCAAGCGCTGAAAACGCCGGCGGACCAGCGCACCGACGCGCACAAGAACGCCATCCTCGATTACTACGCCAGCAAGGACGCGCGCATGAAAGAATTGCGCGCACCGCTCGAGGGATTGCTGAAAGCGGAACCAAAGCCGCCCGCGACCATGGCGCAGGCGATCGTGCAAAACCCCAATCCGCCGAATACGTATATCCACATACGCGGCGATTTCCTGCAAAAAGGCGACGAGGTCACGCTCGGTACGCCGGCGATCCTGAACCCGTTCCGGGCGCGCGGCAATAAACCTGACCGGCTCGATCTCGCGCGTTGGATTACGGACCCCGCGAACCCGCTCACCGCGCGCGTGCAGGCAAACCGGCTCTGGCAGTTCCTGTTCGGGCGCGGTCTCGTCGGCACGCCGGAGGACTTCGGCGTCCGCGGCGAAAAGCCCACGCATCCCGAGTTGCTCGATTGGCTCGCCACCGAGCTGATGGCGCGCGGCTGGAGCACGAAGGAAATGATCCGGCTCATCGTCGGTAGCGCGGCGTACCGCCAGGCGTCGATCGATCGGCCCGATCTGCGCGACCTCGATCCCGAAAATAAGCTGGTTGCGCGGCAGAACCGCTATCACGTGGAAGCGGAAATCGCGCGCGACGTGACGCTCGCCGCGAGCGGACTGCTCCACGCGCCGGTAGGCGGTCCGAGTATTCGCCCCAAGCAGGCGGAGGGGATCGCCGAGTTGGCGTATGCGGGTTCCGTCAAGTGGGTTGAAAGCCCGGCCCCCGAAAAATATCGCCGCGGACTCTACATCTTCTTCCAGCGCACCACGCCGTATCCGATGCTGATGACGTTCGATTGTCCGGACTCGAACGTTGCCGTCGCGCGGCGCGCGCGATCGAACACGCCGTTGCAGGCGCTCACGCTGTTGAACGATCCGGTGTTCTTCGAATGCGCGCAGGCGCTCGCGGCAAGGACCATCGCGCAAGGCCCGGCGGACGAACGCGAACGCGTGCGCTTTGCATTTCGCACCTGCATGGGGCGCCAACCGTCGGACGCGGAACTCGATCGGTTACAGAAATTTATGGCCGACCAGCGGGCCGCTTTCGCGGCAAGCCAGGACAGCGCGATTGCGTTCGCCGGAAACGCTCCGGTGCTCGATGACAAGACCGAGGCGGCAACCTACGTGGCGCTCGCGCGCGTGCTGATGAACTTGGACGAATTCACGACGCGGGAGTAA